A window of Nicotiana sylvestris chromosome 8, ASM39365v2, whole genome shotgun sequence genomic DNA:
AAGCTCTCTTCTTCACTGCCAGCTTAAATAGATCTGGTAGATGCTCCGTTTTGGTGAAAACTATTGGACTACTTGAATCAGGATCTATCTTTTGAAGTTTCAACATCTCAAATTATTAGTAGCTCTGACGATATATGATGCTTTTGTGGTTCGTTTACCATCTAATACCAAATTTTATTTCTTTGTCTGCATCTATGTCATTGAACAGATATGTCCTGTTTTCAAGGAGTATTCTTTTGTCCAGAAGCCTTTTCATTGCTGCTCCATAACTTCTGTATTTACCATATAAGTCCTCCTGGTCATGAGGTTTGTCACTTGGACTCACATTGATTGTGCTACAATAGAACATGAACTGTTTGGCCAATGTTTCTTCTCACAATGTTGCTTACCCCGTATATCTGTCAAGAGTTTTTGCAGTTGGGAGCTGCTGTGATGAGTCTTGATGATCCAGTCTTATCGGTTGATGATTTGGCAGACCAGATTGCTGAGGTGCTTGATTACTTCGGGTAATTGTAATGAGCTTGCCTCTTTGTCATCAGCTTAGTTTTATAATTTCAGAATATGGTGCCTCTTCGGCATAGGCTTTTAGCAACAGTATGTCATTTTTGCAAGTCTATATCTTGTGCTGCATTAAGCGACGGGCAGGGCGGATTTATGCAGACACTTTACTTCATTATGATATCAAGTGCTCTTGGCTGTTCTGTAGAATCTTCCTGATAGTTCAGCTTGTTTTaatcagaagatgaagctgattTTCCTCCTTTTCTTCCCTCTTCAGGCTTGGTAAAGTAATGTGTATGGGAGTAACAGCTGGAGCATATGTGCTTACCTTGTTTGCTGTAAGTTATTTTCCTGTGGTGTGTGTATTATTTCTATTTAGCTGATTTATCTATAGTTACCTGATATGGTCATCTGACGAGgagatttttacttttttttttccagataaAATATACACGAAGGGTTATGGGTTTGATGCTCATTTCCCCTTTGTGCCAAGCACCATCTTGGACAGAATGGTTGTGCAATAAGGTGTGTTTTCAATGTTTTCTCCAATAGCTCAAGATCTTTGAGGATGAATATGTAAACTATGATTCTTGCTCCTGTAAATGACCTGAAAAAACAGTGTCTTACATCTTACGGTGCAATATTGGCAGGTGATGACGAATCTGCTTTACTTTTGTGGCATGTGTAGTTTGGTGAAGGAGTTATTGCTGTTGCGGTACTTTAGCAAGGTTCTTTTCTGCTCTTTTCTGCCACTTCTATACTAGTTCCTTATAATTAGTGGAGAGTTCAACTGGATGCTTAATAATGTGGCAGGAAGTCCGCGGCAGTGTTGAAGTTCCAGAATCAGATGTAGTTCAAGCATGCCGAAGAGTTAGTGTTTAGTTTTTTAGACTCCCGTATTTCTTGTATGATGCTTTGCATAAAAGAAGTTTGCATACAGTATTATTACCTTTGACAATATAGTCATTTGTCTGATTCTGCAAAATGTATGATTTTTGTGCTGCAGTTGCTAGGTGAGCGACAGAGTCCAAATGTATTGCGGTTCCTTGAAGCTATCAATGAGTAAGTCCTTTAGCAAAAAGATATTTCAAGGGGATTCTGCTGTTTACCTTTTTTCTCCTCATTCATTTGCATTATTTGTTGCGGAAAAGAGCGGGGGCAGTAGTATTCACCTTAAGTAGGTGGGTTGAgtggctctctctctctctctctacgaAGCTGATCTAATAGGATGCTCTGTTTTCCTGCTCACAGCTCAGTAATAGCGTTTGGTTGCTACTATAGTGGTAAAATAGTAGTTTGGAACAACCAACCACATATAGGATGAAAAAAAAAAACCACATATGGGATGAGAAATCATTCTTCCAAGTCGCCTATCAATAAAAAAGAATTCATTCTTCAAAGTCTAGCTTCCCATGGAGCATGCAAGTCTAAGTGATACACAGTGCCGGATATTAAAATTTGCTTTTTGTCTAGAGAATTGGAGTTTCACTGAGGATTTCCTTCCATGCCATGGGCCTACTTCCATGGTCAGTTCCATGTTTTGATACATCGATTGAGTAAACTTTTTTATTTATCTGACAGGAGACCAGACATAACCAAAGGCTTGAGGAAACTGCAATGTCGTTCTTTAATATTTGTTGGAGAAAATTCTCCTTTCCATTCTGAGGCTCTCCATATGACTTCGAAGCTAGATAGAAGATTCAGCGCCTTAGTTGAGGTATTCCAAACTGGCGTCCCCTTCATCATGCTCTGCTTACTCCTTAGATATTGAAAGGTCATTGGATGATATGTAATGCCTGTGTTATTATTCATGAAATGTCGGTGTTGTTATTCAGGTTCAAGCATGTGGTTCAATGGTGACTGAAGAGCAGCCAGATGCAATGTTGATTCCACTGGAATACTTTCTCATGGGATTTGGCTTTTATCGGCCGTCTAAGTGTAGTGTCAGCCCAAGAAGCCCCTTAAGTCCGACGAGCATCTCTCCGGAGCTTTTCTCGCCAGAAAGTATGGGCTTGAAGTTGAAACCAATTAAAACCAGAATGTCTGGAGAAGTATGATCTCGATTCCACGAGGAGATGGTCTCAAAGTTAAAGTAAAACGACAAGTTTTTGTAAAGTATGTAAGAATACATTGAAAGTTCCATTTGATTTGAAAGGACAGTTTAGGAATGTGAAGTTATAGGAGGGGTGTAGGTATATGAGAGAAAGGAGAGTTGGAAAATAGAAGGTGGGAGAGAAACAATAGGAAAGAAGtggttctctttttttttttttttttttttgttgctttttttGTAATTGCAATTGTTAGTCAGAAGTTTTGAATCCATCTGTACATCCTGCACAATAATTATTTATGCTGATGAAATGAAAGGAATAAGAATAATAAAAAGGCAGGTGCCAGCCTTTTCTCCTCGGTATTCAGATGTTCTCTTTTTGTTTCTATCAGTAATAATTTGGTTGTTAAAAGTATACTACTAAGACTAAGAGGACAATTTAGAACTTCTAAATATCATAAAACACAAAAGTGGTAAACTCTTATGATTTGTGTAATACATGATGATAGGCTAGAAATATGTGTTTTAGCCGCGTTTTGTACTCTAATTATTGTACTTCACGTGGGTTTGAGCTTAACTGACTTATTACATGTTCTATGCCTTACATGAAGTGATTCCGAGTTAAAAAAATAATCTGGAGCTAAATCGAACAATTAGACGcattgaagtctgagtaaaagcccaaggaattaaatCTAGATTACGTTCGGGGGTCGAGGACCGAATCTAGATATCAAAAAGTGAAGAAAACAATTTACTCTGGTAAAGTTGCACAGCCGGCCCCATGGGGCGGCACGACAGTGTATTTTGCTGTCGCATGTCATAAACTGCTCTATGAACTTTCCACTACCACGACGCATGGCACAACGCGGAGGCGCGGCGTGCCTGTACAAATTTCTtagagtatttttttttatttcggcTTGGAAAGGGTAGTTTTGTTCGGGCCCGCTCCTATATGGTATAAACACACCAAAAATATGTTTTTAAAGGGACTTTTGACCTACGGAAGATTAGAAGAGCATTGGAAACTCAAAGCACACGGATTCATCATTCTTTCCTCAACTCAACACCCGAGTTTGGATTGAATTCATGTTTTCTTATTATTCAACTATAGCTGTGATGGCTTTCCAGACCCCATGTATGAGATtaaactgggtttgttgttgttgttgttgtagttgtgATAACTTTCCCCATGATTATGGAGTAGTTTACCGTTGGATTTGACGGATAAGgtattttgattgatatttgTGAATTTTAATTCTAGTTCTTTGCTTGAATTCATTCATGGAGTTTTGAATTGATTGCAACTTTATTTATCAGTTTATTTAATTGAAAGAGGAATATTTTGGTGATTAATTATCTTTGCATTATTTTGTTTTGGTTAAATGCAGTAATTATTTTAAGTAATCGAAAAAGcttgttgaattgttgattaaatcAAGTTAGGAAAATATTCGAGAGACGTTTTCCTTAAAACTAATTCATTAACGCGTGGTTGCATATTTTCATAGTGCTTTATATTAGTTCAGCTCGTAGAGTTAAGATTTAATTGAGAGAGGAGTCTTGACTACACGTTTAAGCTAATCATCGAGTGAATTAGTGAGAATCATTAGAACATTAGAATAAATTGAACTAGAGTTAGATCTCGAATAGCTATATCTTACACATATCCTGTCACGACCCTTATTTCTCCCATTGATATTTCGGTGTTGCTCAACTCTTGTCTTTCTGTGATCAATTGTTAATTGTTTTAGTTTCATAATTAATTTTAGTTATTAATCATCCCAACCAAAGTGTTAATCATTCTGAATAGCGTTAAGCTATAAATTACTTGAACATTGTTTAAATCCAATTTTTGTGAAAACGATAATTAAACTATATTATTTTTGGCTAGCGAGCATCAATTTCGTAttgtgttttgcgctcgtcaaTACGATACAAGATTCTTGTTGGTCAACTTTAATTAGGAGGTTATACATCATGTTGAAGTTATCATTGAGTTTTCGTTGCATGCATGCAATAATGCAAGTCTCTTTTTCGATAATAAGTAGAAAATCTTTTCACCCACCCGACCCACGCGATGGAGGGTCGAAAATGATTGACATAGAAATGTAATAAATGGACTAATTAGTAGCGTAATAGTCTTTCCAAAAGCAATTCGGAAATGGAACtaggggtgtgtttggtataacggaaaatgttttccaagaaaatattttcttggaaaacaagtagtaattttatttatttttcagtgtttggtatgcaaattaagaaaaataaatttttaagagtattcataaataatttagatataataaacatgaatccataaactttcaaatcaaCAACCTTCcggacccacaaatttcataaactttccaatcgctaaactttcaaaaccgCGGAATCTCGAACctgtaaactttataatttctaaaccagTAAACTTCTAAACACATAAAactccgaactcataattttggaaattgtaaaattttgagcctttaaaccgataaataataaaattaaaactgaaaaatatattttaaattttttttccgggcggggcgggggggggggggggagggagagGGTGAATTGCTTTTCAATAtggaaacgaaaaaaaaaagaaatttaaattacaaaaaaaaagtaattttttttgtgTGCGGGGGGTGGGGGATTGGGGTGGGTaatgggtggtgcagaaaaatgaaaaacaaaaatttgaaattgcaaaaaaaaaaaaaaattaaggtaaaaaaaatggaggggtagtagggtggatagtaacggaaaaactgaaatttgaaaagaaaaaaaaccttTTTTTTGGAGAGGGGGTGGGTTGGGTTGGTGAGGGTGTGGAAGATTGGTAAggggggaaggttgagaaggagctttgaaaaatattttcccttctcttgataaggaaaaccttttcctccaattggagaaaaataaattgataaggaaaatattttccaaaatatttaaatCAACCAAACATaggaaaattagaaaatattttccgaaaattattttccttcgtaccaaacacaccctagaTTATATGCCGTGTACCGTTTTctttacaagattattacagattTACCGATTATAGCATGTcagttacaattttaataagatTAGAGGTTATTGCTTATAATAATTTGGAAGAAACTTAATATTTGCACTAGAGATTTTCCTACAATTATCtcatacttttttaaaaaaaaaaatattttattagtgaTCTGGTTGTGTCAATATTTTTAAATTCCAGACACAAAATTAAACTCTTTTAAAAATTGACCACTAGTAGTAATTAACACTCTAAATACACCAAATATGAACAAGTAAAAGTGTCAGCAGTGGcttttgaaattatttatttgtttatgtatttttgtgaatttCAGTTAGTATTTCATTTTCAAAGTTTGGTAGGGTATCACGCATGACAAAATTTAGAAAGTCTTGGAGCTTTCAGGTCTTTGTATAACAAGAAATATTAATGAAAATTAAATATCACGATGTTGGTTTATTTCTGGACACAAAGATGTAAAGCCCACGTCTATCACATATTATTTATGGGGGGGATTAACGGAAATATTATTATATAAGAATTACTTACTTTAAGGATATTTTATTGGAAAATTATCGGTTATGTCAGCCCATAAGTTAGTTAGTACAAAAATTAGCCAATTTATAAAATATTATCAATATTAGACCATCTCTAACGCTGCCTTCATTTGTCATAGTGTAATCGTGCGGTTTTTGGAGAAATTTGAACTAATGCTGATGCATTTTTGGCTGCAAAATAGGGGATGAATAGTGTTACTCCAAATTTGGAGTGGCACTATTCATCTCCTCCATTGCTATTtcctattattttattattatttttattttttaactctTTTAACTGAACTTTTAATATATACCTAGTTGTGTTTATGTcatatctttataatattaatttttcaTCTTAACTTTGgcatataattttgataaattaatttatgtgcatttattatttttatgtaaaactgtaagttaattttattataagttataattgtaGGACAAATATATAATCATCTCAAAAAATGAATGatgcaaatataaaatattagatgttgctAAAATCGAGAGGTGCAGATATAAAATATTAGATGCTGCTAatattgaaaataaaaaattaaaaatacattAAATCTAGAAATACATTAAattaaaatacataaaaaatTGAAACTACAGTACATAACATAATAACTTAGTCGGGACCTATGTCGTTTCCAGATACACCAAAATCATTATCGTATAACATAATTTTATATTAAACGATTATATAAGAAACAAATATAAATTATATGTAGTGAatatgtaaaaaagaaaaaaagatagaaTTTCTTTGatagaaataagaaaataaaatttaaataaaagataataatataatattaaagggagagaagaatataaaataGAATATTCTTTTTTTGGAGTAAAAAATGGAGTAATGGTTGGAGTAACTTTACtctattttggagaagaaaatgGAGGCAAGGGTTGGAGATGACCTTAGCCGAATAACTATTTGTAgctaaaaaaaaagtcaaattttttgctttcttttgagtggtTATTATTGGAATAGATTGGATACATTTTAAGGAGTTTAAATCTTAGTTTCGGGATGGTTTGtagagttttgaggtggtttgaattgaaaattcaaagTAGAAGACGAACATGGAAAAtgatgatatgtgtatcacatatgtatcatattgtattaaattaatgtgtatcacatgtatatccatgtatgcttgtgtgtgagatacatgcgtgatacatgtgtcGTAGAAGAATTTTTTtaactcgattttaactacgaattgtgataccaaatcagtccaaatcacctctaGTCTTCATCAAAATTTGTACATTgactcatctatatgttttcaaagaatttcaaccatacccattgaaaaataattttttttcttagatttttggaatcttgtgtgtgtgtgtgtgtgtgtgtattgtaTTTCATCATCTtgtttgctacctcatccatgaaattttcttttcatcttgcatctaatgttgttGATCACACTTAAAATATGTAAGGAGATCTTTACGTGTGATTTTTGAAGAGAAAGAATTCTTATTTATTtgggtttttaatttttgtatgTGCTTTGGTAAGTTTTTGATTAATGGCTAGAGGTTAGTAAGTTAGTGTTGGGTTttgttattatttgttatttataACAAAAGAGGTGTGAATGGTGAATGGTAAATGGTGGGAAAAGAAATggagggaagtgaaattttgaagTAGTTTACTTTACTAATGCATTTTGTCTCTCAttggtagaaggaaagaaaatctttgtgtatatatagagaaactcatcttttagctcttaaagagctAAGAAGAAGACAAtcctcgcgccgtcgtcgctcgctcgctcggctcggcttcggcttcgaatTTTCAATCCGGAATAACCCGCGACCCGGTCCGGTCTGGCCCGTTTTTCTTTTTCGGAATCCGTTTTAATTTTTCCGCAATATTTCCAACAGCTATGGTTGTTCTGAAACAGTGTCAAACCTGTTCCAACAGCTATGGctgttctgaaaggttgcaaatcttttcagaaacagtaccaaattggctataaatatcccttcaaatcccagaatatttacttacgaaattttctgataatcttcttcttcttctgcacaaaaaTTCCGGTGTGTTTTACAACCTTCGAGTGGTTCACTGTTCATCTGCGTTTTGGTACCGATACGCtggtgagttaaatcgttctatcctgggaggatataTTCCAGAACCTCGGGTACTTGAAGGGAATAATTTTTTTAAGGACACACTGtgtattcagtgggctcgatttgttcctatactgtttttcagaatttattttgaaattactATACTGTTTCTGGAATATATTTTGACGTTCTAGTTCTACTAACTTCCTGTTTCTGTTTTTTTAGaaagtttattattttattttacataAATACAGATTTCAATAACAGTTAGGACTTATTTGGGATATTTCCATAAGATTTTCTATTTTATCTTTAAATAACTATTATGAAAACATATatttaatttcacattttatgCCTCACAAAATAGTACATAAATTAACTTAATAGAGCTTATTTAATATAACTTATCAAATGTTGTAGGTAGACCGTATTTCTTCTTATGCAACCAACCAAATGCTGCAATAGTTCTATGGCAATAATTTTTCCTTATGTGACTACTCAAAATTATAAAATTCTGTGCAAGATAAGTTTATACCGACAAGAGGAGGATCATGGCGAAAGATATatgaataaaataattaatatgaTCACCTTTAATTTATATGACTTCCATGACTTAGCTTAGACACTTGAATAACATGAAATTATGGTCACATGATGCAAATGAAGCAAGGTAACTTTAAAATATGATCACCTTTGTATAACCTCCACATATTGGAATCTTCTTAATCCTATTCTAGTCACTCATGTGAGGGCCGAGTGACTATTGAAGGGAAAATTAAATTTAATATACTTCTATCTTATTTAATTGCTTCGCGTGAATCCTTTTTTATAATATcctttgttagtttaattttcttTTTCACAAAAAATAGAGGAGGACAATTATACGATTCCTTAGTTCTTTGTGAAGAAAAAAAGGGATATCTCATATGCTAAAATCAATCCAAGAAGTTGAATTAATTGAATACCAAAACAAGCAGTTTCAGGGAGTCCAAAACTTTTTTGACGatttttttttggacaaaaaacacCTTTCTACTACTTAAAATTTTtttacataaatgagtaaaatgcagtactatactgcgaattactttaacggaaattagtccgttaaagtaaaacgcagtatggtactgcgttttactttaatttttttttgtaattcgcagtactatactacgttttactaattaaatttgtaaaacacaatataatactgcgttttacttaaacgtattattatactgcgttttactctgGTTTTTGGGCCACCAATaatgaactgacataacaataattcaatacataaaacgtagtattgtacttcaTTTTACattcggacttgccttatttaaaggcgtttcaattttatgaaaattcattcaatcttcaaacttacgttcatacttctctcttcttcttatcaatcatttttttacaatgtctgaagtgacaaaaataagggtttcattatattgagGGGGTAAGGTTgtgttggagaataactctgtgaggtatagctcacctccacaatgtcatgttaaattgccgtttactatggagtacgataaattggtatcgttgttacgtaaaaaaaatgaatgagaggtggcgttcggttaaccttaaaataaccggtagatttccgtattcagtgactccgtaggggtttgcttattattctgagtttaacatcgaggatgatgaaactcttagagattttttgcggattccggatgaatacagggaatttattgtaataaaattattggaaatgtacgtcaaggtggaagacgttcccaataatgagggcgtgcatagtagggataaccccagtcatcgggtggtt
This region includes:
- the LOC104233022 gene encoding protein NDL2, giving the protein MGDSSDSVSVDMETISVAGKEHLVKTGRGSVSVVVFGDQDKPALITYPDLALNYMSCFQGVFFCPEAFSLLLHNFCIYHISPPGHELGAAVMSLDDPVLSVDDLADQIAEVLDYFGLGKVMCMGVTAGAYVLTLFAIKYTRRVMGLMLISPLCQAPSWTEWLCNKVMTNLLYFCGMCSLVKELLLLRYFSKEVRGSVEVPESDVVQACRRLLGERQSPNVLRFLEAINERPDITKGLRKLQCRSLIFVGENSPFHSEALHMTSKLDRRFSALVEVQACGSMVTEEQPDAMLIPLEYFLMGFGFYRPSKCSVSPRSPLSPTSISPELFSPESMGLKLKPIKTRMSGEV